One segment of Alligator mississippiensis isolate rAllMis1 chromosome 13, rAllMis1, whole genome shotgun sequence DNA contains the following:
- the CDIP1 gene encoding cell death-inducing p53-target protein 1 isoform X2 gives MSSSPPPPYPGGPSAPLIEEKNGPPPTSGGIASAVNQPQGTHTPPSDFGPPPYEPPLQPGYIPPHMPTEGSGPYMSHGYYPPPGPHPSMGYYPGPEHYPSPDGRTATVIVPSGAATTVTVLQGEIFQGAPVQTVCPHCQQAITTKITYEVGLMNFLLAFFCCFVGCDAGCCFLPCLIDDFKDVTHTCPNCKAYIYTYKRMC, from the exons ATGTccagcagcccacccccaccctatCCTGGGGGTCCCTCAGCACCTCTAATAGAGGAGAAGAATGGCCCACCCCCTACTTCAG GTGGAATTGCCTCTGCTGTCAACCAGCCTCAAGGgacacacacaccaccttcagaTTTTGGGCCTCCCCCATATGAACCTCCACTCCAGcctgggtacatccctcctcacATGCCCACAGAAGGCTCTGGGCCCTATATGTCCCATG GTTATTATCCGCCACCGGGACCTCACCCTTCCATGGGGTATTACCCTGGTCCAGAGCACTACCCCTCTCCTGATGGCCGCACCGCGACTGTTATTGTACCATCAGGGGCTGCTACCACCGTCACTGTGTTGCAAGGGGAAATATTTCAAGGTGCCCCTGTGCAGACAGTGTGTCCTCACTGCCAGCAGGCCATTACTACCAAGATCACGTATGAAGTAGGGCTCATGAACTTCCTCCTCGCCTTCTTCTGCTGCTTTGTTGG ATGTGATGCGGGCTGCTGCTTTCTCCCGTGTCTGATAGATGACTTCAAGGACGTGACACACACCTGCCCCAACTGTAAAGCctacatctacacatacaaacGCATGTGCTAA
- the HMOX2 gene encoding heme oxygenase 2: protein MLSDVMEASEGADEAEGLHYKEMEEENDVSPTDLSELLKEGTKESHDRAENTQFVKDFLKGRIKKELFKLATVALYFTYSALEEEMDHNKDHPAFAPLYFPLELHRKKELAKDLKFFYGEDWKEKIQCSEAAKCYVDRIHQVGQNEPELLVAHAYTRYMGDLSGGQVLKKVAQRALKLPSSGEGIQFYVFENISNAQQFKQFYRARMNALDLDKKTKEKIVEEANAAFKFNMQVFDELDKIGALLTEEAQDGGLPVHDGKGDLHKCPYYATKLGKGDASCLYHIAMAVLKQPTMQFILAACIAMAAGVAAWYVM from the exons ATGTTGTCTGATGTAATGGAGGCTTCAGAGGGAGCAGATGAAGCAGAAGGGTTGCACTAcaaagaaatggaagaagaaaaTGATGTTAG TCCCACTGATCTCTCGGAGCTGCTAAAGGAGGGGACCAAGGAGTCCCATGATCGTGCAGAGAACACTCAGTTTGTCAAAGACTTCCTGAAAGGACGGATCAAGAAGGAGCTCTTTAAG CTAGCAACTGTAGCactctacttcacctactctgcCCTGGAAGAAGAAATGGACCACAACAAGGACCATCCAGCATTTGCACCTCTCTACTTCCCTCTGGAACTTCATCGAAAGAAAGAGTTGGCTAAAGACTTGAAATTTTTTTATGGAGAAGACTGGAAAGAGAAGATACAGTGTTCAGAGGCAGCCAAGTGTTATGTGGATAGAATCCATCAAGTTGGGCAAAatgagccagagctgctggtggCCCATGCTTACACACGTTATATGGGGGACCTGTCAGGGGGGCAGGTGCTGAAAAAGGTGGCCCAGAGGGCCCTAAAGCTAcccagctctggggaagggatCCAGTTCTATGTGTTTGAGAATATTTCCAATGCACAGCAGTTCAAGCAGTTCTACAGGGCAAGAATGAATGCCCTGGATTTGGACAAGAAAACCAAGGAGAAGATTGTGGAGGAAGCCAATGCAGCCTTTAAATTCAACATGCAG GTGTTTGATGAATTGGACAAGATTGGTGCACTGCTAACAGAAGAAGCCCAAGATGGAGGCCTCCCTGTACATGATGGGAAAGGAGACCTGCATAAATGCCCATACTATGCCACAAAACTAG GCAAAGGGgatgccagctgcctgtaccATATTGCCATGGCCGTGCTGAAGCAGCCTACCATGCAGTTCATTCTTGCAGCTTGCATCGCCATGGCAGCAGGAGTTGCAGCCTGGTACGTGATGTGA